Sequence from the Pseudomonadales bacterium genome:
CGGAGCATTATTACGGCATGGAGTCTCAGGAATATGGTGCACTTTATTTGCATCACGGGTTAGGTTTTTTTCCTTATGGCATTATCGATCAGCATTTTGATCGCAAAGCCAGATTGGGTCGATTAATACGCTCATTGTCCGAAACCGGTATCGACAAAGGCTATGCGGTAGATGAAGACACCGGCATGTTAATTGATTTGCATAAAAATACCTTAGAAGTTGTTGGCATGGCGAATGTGACTATTGTTAATGCTAAGCAGGCTCAGTTTAGCAACAAGCCATTCTCAGCTAAAAATCTTAGCTTAAGCTTGCTTGCGCCAGGTGATCGCTACGATTTATCAAACGATAAGCTAATAAAAAATGACGATACCGCATCTACTGTTGGTAATGAATATGCGTCGGGCGAGCCTCATCAAGGCGCTGGACTGGCTTTGCCAAACCATCGATTAGATCAACTGCTGGGTTATGAGCTTTTGGATAATGCGAAAAGCGAAGAGGTGCGCCGATATAGCTTTCTTGAGAACGGTAAAGGCTTTCGCTACCGATTTCGACAAGTTAAGGATAGCGATGCTTATTGGCGATATCGCAGTGGTGCTCGCGATCAGTACACGATTCTTGGTGTTAAAATGGACATAGAACCGGTATCAGTTGCTATATCAGAGCGGTAATATGATGAACAGTTCAGATCG
This genomic interval carries:
- a CDS encoding cyanophycinase, with product SVFIFLLAMAPHLHAAKGKLLIVGGALGADNQSVYQAFINNLPSAESKIAIVPAASGKPVTNANKFRQDLIRYGVSAENIFILPLAVRDDPNTKFDESSWRDNAAQPALARQLQDIDGFWFVGGDQMRILDSLLDKPKQPSRLYKAMLQRLNDGALIGGTSAGAAMMSHPMIAAGDSFSALSSVPAEHYYGMESQEYGALYLHHGLGFFPYGIIDQHFDRKARLGRLIRSLSETGIDKGYAVDEDTGMLIDLHKNTLEVVGMANVTIVNAKQAQFSNKPFSAKNLSLSLLAPGDRYDLSNDKLIKNDDTASTVGNEYASGEPHQGAGLALPNHRLDQLLGYELLDNAKSEEVRRYSFLENGKGFRYRFRQVKDSDAYWRYRSGARDQYTILGVKMDIEPVSVAISER